The Amyelois transitella isolate CPQ chromosome Z, ilAmyTran1.1, whole genome shotgun sequence genome contains a region encoding:
- the LOC106130531 gene encoding uncharacterized protein LOC106130531: protein MKILPLIVLVACVSWEVSGWPQDEGEPRAVPTRGLLKRGLAKGKPTTTTTTEAPQEEAEYDEDYPAEGEHQEPSTEAPPSSTEGKKLVAGGVRPFRSNTDLLETLKRRRAQAAEAKLHGHTNHASSAAASSQDIVTEAPSKSSYSKKRFNSAPARESNNEEAPAASISKPSKSRFGRPGARSVAEQEPEEQNEAAVPPSRTGRTFVRRGGN, encoded by the exons AATAGTACTGGTTGCGTGCGTGTCTTGGGAAGTCAGCGGATGGCCACAGGACGAGGGGGAGCCCCGGGCGGTTCCCACCAGGGGGCTGCTCAAACGAGGACTCGCTAAAGGAAAACCCACCACCACAACCACCACGGAAGCCCCACAG GAGGAAGCTGAGTATGATGAGGACTACCCAGCTGAAGGTGAGCATCAAGAACCGTCGACAGAGGCGCCCCCCTCCTCAACGGAGGGTAAGAAGCTGGTGGCTGGGGGAGTCAGGCCGTTCAGGAGTAACACCGACCTCCTTGAAACCCTGAAGAGGAGACGGGCACAGGCAGCCGAAg CTAAACTCCACGGGCACACCAACCACGCGTCTTCAGCGGCTGCTTCTTCGCAGGACATAGTGACTGAAGCACCTTCTAAGTCAAGTTATA gtAAGAAACGGTTCAATAGTGCGCCTGCGCGCGAGAGCAACAACGAGGAAGCGCCAGCAGCCTCCATCTCCAAGCCCAGTAAATCAAGATTTGGAAGGC ccGGAGCCAGGTCAGTAGCAGAACAAGAGCCTGAGGAGCAGAACGAAGCGGCCGTACCCCCCTCCAGGACCGGCAGAACGTTTGTCAGACGAGGCGGCAACTAG
- the LOC106130623 gene encoding D-3-phosphoglycerate dehydrogenase, producing the protein MGLDIKSVLVADGVGANCTEILQSHGIAVTNRPKISKDELLKEIPNYEALVVRSASQVTKEVLDAGKKLKVVGRAGAGVDNIDVDAAGKKGVGVINAPGANAMSACELTCALAMSLARHVAPAAASMKEGRWDRPKFTGTELYGKTLAVVGLGRVGREVAVRMNAFGMKILGFDPFVSAEQCKEFFATKLELDQIWPLADYITLHTPLIESTRNLINADVLKRCKKGVKIINVGRGGLINEKDLLDALNTGHVSGAALDVFEQEPPTDPLTLQVIQHPSVLATPHLGASTKEAQVRVGQEIAEQLVNLVKPGTYSTPLAEVTRVLKK; encoded by the exons ATGGGTTTGGACATCAAGTCAGTATTGGTGGCGGATGGTGTCGGTGCCAACTGCACGGAAATCTTGCAGTCCCACGGAATCGCCGTCACCAATAGACCCAAGATCTCCAAGGATGAACTCCTCAAAGAAATACCA AACTATGAAGCTCTAGTGGTGAGATCAGCCTCCCAAGTAACCAAGGAAGTCCTGGATGCCGGCAAAAAGCTGAAGGTTGTTGGCAGAGCCGGCGCCGGGGTGGACAACATCGACGTTGACGCCGCAGGGAAGAAAGGTGTCGGTGTCATCAA CGCCCCGGGAGCCAATGCAATGAGCGCTTGCGAGCTGACATGCGCACTGGCCATGTCTCTTGCGCGCCACGTAGCTCCAGCTGCCGCCAGCATGAAAGAAGGTCGCTGGGACCGCCCCAAGTTCACCGGCACAGAGCTCTATGGGAAGACCCTAGCTGTTGTTGGCCTTGGAAGGGTGGGGAGAGAGGTCGCAGTCAGGATGAACGCTTTCGGAATGAAG ATCCTAGGCTTTGACCCGTTCGTTTCGGCCGAGCAGTGCAAAGAGTTCTTCGCCACGAAGTTGGAGTTAGATCAAATTTGGCCATTAGCCGACTACATCACCCTACATACGCCATTAATTGAATCCACTAGAA ATCTCATTAACGCTGACGTACTAAAGCGATGCAAGAAAGGAGTTAAAATCATCAACGTTGGCAGAGGAGGCCTCATCAATGAGAAAGACCTCCTTGATGCCCTCAATACTGGACAC GTTAGCGGAGCAGCCCTGGACGTGTTTGAACAAGAACCCCCCACGGACCCCCTGACCCTGCAGGTCATCCAACATCCTTCCGTGCTCGCCACGCCGCATTTAG GTGCGTCAACGAAAGAGGCCCAAGTGCGAGTGGGGCAGGAGATCGCGGAACAGCTGGTCAACCTGGTGAAGCCTGGTACATACTCCACACCCCTTGCAGAGGTCACCAGAGTTCTTAAGAAGTGA
- the LOC106130626 gene encoding mucin-2 — MIGRIALCIFACTVYLARAEVDIITEPQAGQEYVLVSSGQQTPIRNFETSHKIPDKHPQHRFFRPEDGNEKITKKLNSGKAKHPSEGIVAIEEDKKALFKKGLRGKSPESVEIDLPVSKIEGIKIKDIRKNTDTNPNLDVDLEAMSESGKLSSTSGTTTQKPVLTTTRTDTTKAYDYIPINFDSIDDINTGLLSSNVQLETAGSEQQNSRIQIKKGPNGQDYEYEYIYYYYDEEEGGKKEKDGKAKSSTTSAPGGHNSHDGPQKAESDNQIGKENKSKSKYSTIDRTGTTTTTPATSEQNEVLPAAGRGRQRGRNVSPAPVEEQVEEDRLPSSTRFPPRGRNLAAATTTTAPEPSTEVVRQRGRPQIDNIADESIGQTRSRTRAHIRRPSSELVDLDSFKTGELPSQYKEPPSRYSSESKTTTEIPETLPTAKEPTHAKDSLREGHSLSGGIRFQEINDDSKLPSDYKQTTTYEQDTTEYTTMTAMEKVALDLYAYLAGENLNNEINPTSDVSYDGTTTVEDDAWTTEALSTTEEATTPTTTTTTTTTTTTTTPAPTTTTTTPAPVTRPSRFKGRPGARAKVSSTSAATEAPQETSTRARGRFSKPGGVRRTTAAASEASTASSAPVEKAVVQPKAFGRRGLFGGRTRPSSTTAAPAQEESNGASETPAPRSRPRPGLRRPLTSTTAASAPVEDDASSGSEPAETTPAPSRTIGRPRPNLRPASLRPGARLNLRANPRLRPGAVTEAAPEAPAETSAPEVAPTDAEAEGSSPTPAPEQPVRGGVRIRNRLQVAPSPKPRVTQTPPPRRPNPLIKRKLATTEATTEAAKKSSTEVTEESTSAEKSETETEAPPAETTPAPPLRGLDALIARRRAAGGIGARPVRPVRGAPK; from the exons ATGTATATTCGCCTGCACCGTCTACCTGGCGCGTGCCGAAGTAGATATCATCACGGAGCCGCAGGCCGGACAAGAATACGTCCTAGTGAGCTCAGGTCAACAGACGCCGATTAGAAATTTTGAAACGTCACACAAGATCCCTGATAAGCATCCTCAACATCGCTTCTTCAGACCCGAAGATGGCAACgaaaaaattaccaaaaagttaAATAGTGGTAAAGCCAAACATCCTTCCGAAGGTATTGTTGCGATTGAAGAAGATAAAAAggcgttatttaaaaaaggtttGAGAGGAAAGTCGCCTGAATCTGTAGAAATAGATCTACCTGTATCAAAGATAGAGggtatcaaaataaaagatatcaGAAAAAATACTGATACAAATCCTAACCTAGATGTTGATTTGGAAGCAATGTCTGAATCTGGAAAACTAAGTAGTACATCAGGCACAACTACACAAAAACCTGTTTTGACTACTACAAGGACAGACACTACAAAAGCTTACGACTACATTCCAATTAATTTTGACTCGATCGATGACATAAACACCGGCCTCTTATCATCTAATGTTCAACTTGAAACAGCCGGATCTGAACAACAAAATTCAAGGATTCAAATTAAGAAGGGTCCTAATGGCCAAgattatgaatatgaatacATTTACTATTATTACGACGAAGAGGAAGGTGGAAAGAAGGAAAAGGATGGGAAAGCAAAGAGTTCAACCACATCAGCTCCAGGAGGTCACAACTCACATGATGGGCCACAAAAGGCTGAATCTGATAACCAAATAGGCAAAGAAAATAAGAGCAAGAGCAAATACAGTACTATTGATAGGACTGGAACAACCACAACGACTCCAGCAACTTCTGAACAGAATGAAGTCCTTCCAGCAGCTGGTAGAGGTCGTCAGCGCGGCCGCAACGTCTCACCTGCTCCGGTTGAAGAACAAGTCGAAGAAGacag GTTACCATCGAGCACTCGCTTCCCGCCACGCGGCCGCAACTTGGCTGCTGCCACAACAACCACAGCTCCTGAACCATCAACTGAAGTTGTGAGACAACGCGGACGCCCGCAAATTGACAACATCGCTGATGAATCTATTGGCCAAACTAGAAGCAGGACACGTGCCCATATCAG ACGTCCCAGCTCTGAATTGGTTGACTTAGATAGCTTTAAGACTGGAGAATTACCTTCACAATACAAAGAACCACCGTCAAGGTATTCATCAGAAAGCAAAACCACTACAGAGATTCCTGAAACTTTGCCTACAGCCAAAGAGCCAACTCATGCCAAAGATTCTTTGAGGGAAGGTCATAGTCTATCTGGAGGTATTAGATTCCAAGAAATAAATGATGATTCCAAATTGCCGTCTGATTACAAGCAGACAACAACTTACGAGCAAGACACAACAGAATACACAACGATGACTGCAATGGAAAAAGTGGCGTTAGATCTCTACGCTTACTTGGCTGgtgaaaatctaaataatgaaattaatccGACCAGCGATGTATCGTACGATGGTACAACAACAGTGGAGGACGATGCATGGACAACTGAAGCTCTGAGCACGACAGAGGAAGCAACTACACCGACGACGACGACCACGACCACAACAACCACTACTACAACTACCCCAGCTCCTACTACCACGACTACTACTCCTGCGCCTGTCACTCGTCCTTCTCGGTTTAAGGGGAGACCAGGAGCTCGTGCCAAGGTGTCATCCACGTCAGCCGCCACTGAAGCCCCTCAAGAGACCTCCACAAGAGCCCGAG GTCGATTCAGTAAGCCTGGTGGCGTCCGCAGAACCACTGCTGCTGCGTCAGAGGCTTCCACTGCTTCGTCAGCTCCTGTAGAGAAGGCCGTAGTACAACCTAAG GCATTCGGCCGACGAGGACTGTTCGGAGGCCGTACTCGACCGAGCTCAACCACCGCTGCGCCGGCGCAGGAAGAAAGCAACGGAGCAAGTGAAACTCCCGCGCCGAG GAGCCGCCCCCGCCCTGGACTCCGGAGGCCGTTGACCTCCACCACGGCTGCTTCGGCTCCAGTGGAAGATGATGCATCATCAGGTTCCGAACCAGCTGAGACCACACCGGCACCATCTAGGACTATTGG gCGTCCAAGACCTAACCTAAGACCGGCTTCCCTCCGGCCCGGCGCGAGACTAAACCTGCGCGCCAACCCTCGTCTGAGACCTGGTGCCGTCACGGAGGCAGCTCCGGAAGCACCAGCGGAGACCTCCGCGCCAGAGGTGGCTCCAACAGATGCCGAAGCGgag GGATCATCGCCGACCCCTGCGCCCGAGCAACCCGTGCGAGGCGGCGTGAGGATCCGCAACAGACTGCAAGTGGCGCCCTCCCCGAAGCCAAGAGTCACCCAGACCCCCCCACCACGGCGCCCCAACCCGTTGATCAAGAGGAAGTTGGCTACTACCGAG GCAACTACAGAAGCCGCCAAGAAGTCTTCAACAGAGGTGACAGAAGAGAGTACGAGCGCTGAAAAGAGCGAGACGGAGACAGAGGCGCCACCAGCGGAGACGACCCCAGCGCCCCCTCTGAGAGGCCTCGACGCCCTCATCGCCAGAAGGAGGGCCGCCGGCGGTATTGGAGCCAGGCCCGTGAGGCCGGTTAGGGGAGCccccaaataa